In Dehalogenimonas etheniformans, one genomic interval encodes:
- a CDS encoding glycerol-3-phosphate acyltransferase produces MNDTIAILAALAAGYLVGSVPLAYLMGRWIKHLDIRQVGSKNMGTMNTFYEVGFLPGLLVMTFDIGKGAVAVAIARALDAPQVIELLAGMVAVIGHVLPVWLKFKGGKGGATCIGVLAFLMPWGIPIYAAAFGLFLLITKFPTFSYSAAFVVFPLVGWFIYHSWAFVIYPAMLLAIPGFQYLVRVKQIGQKSTSLKDAVFRKSLRDRR; encoded by the coding sequence ATGAACGACACGATAGCAATATTAGCAGCTTTGGCAGCCGGTTATCTTGTCGGCAGCGTCCCGCTGGCCTACCTTATGGGACGCTGGATCAAGCATCTGGACATCAGGCAGGTAGGCTCCAAAAACATGGGCACGATGAATACCTTTTATGAGGTCGGATTCCTGCCTGGGCTTCTGGTAATGACTTTCGATATTGGCAAGGGAGCGGTCGCCGTAGCGATCGCGCGTGCCCTGGATGCTCCTCAGGTTATTGAATTGCTTGCCGGAATGGTGGCAGTGATTGGGCATGTCCTGCCGGTATGGTTGAAATTCAAAGGCGGCAAGGGCGGGGCGACCTGTATCGGCGTGCTTGCATTCCTGATGCCCTGGGGCATCCCGATATACGCCGCCGCGTTCGGGCTTTTTCTTTTAATCACCAAGTTCCCGACCTTTAGCTACAGCGCCGCCTTCGTTGTTTTTCCATTGGTAGGTTGGTTCATATATCATTCTTGGGCATTTGTGATCTACCCGGCCATGTTGCTGGCGATTCCCGGTTTCCAGTACCTGGTCAGAGTCAAGCAGATCGGTCAAAAATCGACAAGCTTAAAAGACGCTGTTTTCCGTAAGAGCCTCCGGGACAGGCGCTGA
- a CDS encoding DEAD/DEAH box helicase — MDVSEFVDYLRATSEMVGQIAHLEPIPPRDAVFGDVEKALDPRLETCLKENHLWPLYSHQAEAVNTAARGKNVFIATPAASGKSLAFYIPIFEFMLTDPKATALYLAPTKALAQDQKKHIKELFSSYVINRGDFDTFDGDTSGPNRAAIRRDARLILSNPDMLHVGILPNHENWRRFFANLKYVVIDEAHYYRGVFGSHLGLVLRRLRRICSRYGSKPQFILASATIGNPREFAQLLTGLEFTVVDRDGSPYGGKDFIFWNPPLIDPAKSTRRSASAEATSLFAELIAHDIRTLVFARTRRLAEVIFVHARERLSKLAPDKVDRIKPYRAGYLPEDRRRIEKELFGGHLDGAVATSAFELGVDIGSLDATVLTGYPGSTASVWQQAGRSGRRRRKSLSMLIARNDPLDQYFMHHPDFFFHGSGDAALVNPENKYIAGVHLLCAAWEAPLSIADEQYFGLSFGERLADLICRGLLKERKGHYFLSANLTYPAQEVSIRGMSGSEYNVIDGATGALLEVLDSSTAMFQLYPGAIYLHQGESYFIRSLDLDTRIATAELTDSTYYTETKDITELEIKKTLRSVFVRGVPVHLGEVEVTITVIGFKRKAQFTEEVLGEEPLSLPPQKFETVALWFEVPESLTQKIAGDLDLAGGLHAVEHAAIGILPLYALCDRNDIGGLSTPLHPDTGSATIFIYDAHAGGVGISEKGYEIIIQLWEATLRAVEECPCDSGCPACIQSPKCGNNNEPLDKRAAQVLLRGLLAINRSLDEVD; from the coding sequence GTGGACGTTTCCGAGTTCGTCGACTATCTCCGGGCAACCTCCGAAATGGTGGGCCAGATTGCCCACCTGGAGCCCATTCCTCCCCGCGATGCCGTCTTCGGCGACGTCGAAAAGGCTCTTGATCCTCGGTTGGAAACTTGTCTAAAAGAGAACCATCTCTGGCCGCTCTACAGCCACCAGGCGGAGGCGGTAAACACGGCGGCGAGGGGTAAGAACGTCTTCATCGCCACGCCGGCGGCATCCGGCAAGAGCCTGGCCTTCTATATCCCGATATTCGAGTTTATGCTCACCGATCCCAAGGCCACTGCCCTGTACCTCGCGCCGACCAAAGCCCTGGCGCAGGACCAGAAGAAACACATCAAAGAGCTGTTTTCATCCTATGTCATAAACCGTGGCGATTTCGATACCTTCGACGGGGACACCTCCGGTCCCAACCGGGCTGCCATCAGGCGCGATGCGCGTCTCATCCTGTCTAACCCAGATATGCTTCACGTGGGTATCCTACCCAACCACGAAAACTGGCGCCGGTTCTTTGCCAATCTGAAGTATGTCGTCATCGACGAAGCTCATTACTACCGGGGGGTTTTCGGCTCTCACCTGGGATTGGTGCTCCGCCGCCTGCGAAGGATTTGCAGCCGGTACGGTTCCAAACCTCAGTTCATCCTGGCCTCGGCCACCATCGGCAACCCGCGGGAGTTCGCCCAACTGCTCACGGGTCTGGAATTTACTGTCGTCGACCGGGACGGCTCCCCCTATGGCGGCAAGGACTTCATCTTCTGGAACCCTCCGCTTATCGATCCAGCCAAATCTACCAGGCGGAGCGCCTCGGCGGAAGCGACATCGCTATTTGCGGAGCTTATCGCCCACGATATCCGCACCCTGGTTTTTGCCCGCACCCGGCGGCTGGCTGAGGTGATCTTCGTCCATGCCAGGGAACGGCTTTCCAAACTGGCGCCTGACAAGGTCGATCGGATCAAGCCTTATAGAGCTGGATATCTGCCCGAAGACCGCCGACGGATAGAAAAAGAGCTGTTCGGAGGTCACTTAGATGGGGCTGTTGCCACCTCTGCTTTCGAACTCGGCGTGGATATCGGATCGCTGGATGCGACTGTTTTAACAGGGTATCCCGGTTCGACGGCAAGCGTCTGGCAGCAGGCGGGCAGGTCGGGCAGGCGGCGACGCAAATCTCTTTCGATGCTCATCGCCCGTAACGATCCCCTGGACCAGTATTTCATGCACCACCCGGACTTTTTCTTCCACGGTTCAGGCGATGCGGCGCTGGTAAACCCGGAGAATAAGTATATTGCCGGTGTCCATCTCCTGTGCGCCGCCTGGGAGGCGCCGCTTTCGATTGCCGACGAGCAGTACTTCGGCCTGTCATTCGGCGAAAGGTTGGCCGACCTCATCTGCCGAGGCTTGCTTAAAGAAAGAAAAGGGCATTACTTCCTTTCGGCCAATCTGACCTACCCGGCCCAGGAGGTCAGCATCAGGGGCATGTCCGGCAGCGAATACAACGTCATCGACGGCGCGACTGGGGCCCTTTTGGAGGTTCTGGATTCGTCTACCGCCATGTTCCAGCTCTATCCCGGGGCGATCTATCTTCACCAGGGCGAGAGCTATTTCATACGGTCTCTAGACCTGGACACCCGCATCGCCACCGCCGAGCTCACCGACAGCACCTATTACACCGAAACAAAGGATATTACCGAGCTTGAGATCAAGAAAACTTTGCGATCAGTCTTCGTCCGGGGCGTCCCAGTGCATCTTGGCGAGGTCGAGGTGACGATAACGGTGATCGGCTTCAAGCGCAAGGCCCAGTTCACAGAAGAGGTGCTGGGCGAAGAACCGCTGTCCTTGCCGCCGCAGAAATTTGAAACCGTCGCCCTGTGGTTTGAAGTCCCGGAAAGCCTGACCCAGAAAATAGCCGGTGACCTCGACCTGGCCGGCGGGCTACACGCTGTCGAGCATGCAGCCATCGGGATCTTGCCTCTTTACGCCCTGTGTGACCGGAACGATATCGGCGGTCTGTCCACGCCGCTGCATCCCGATACCGGCTCGGCGACCATCTTCATCTATGACGCCCACGCCGGCGGCGTCGGTATCTCTGAAAAAGGCTACGAGATTATAATCCAACTTTGGGAGGCTACGCTGAGAGCGGTCGAAGAATGTCCCTGTGATTCTGGCTGTCCTGCCTGTATTCAATCTCCCAAATGCGGCAATAACAATGAGCCGTTGGATAAACGGGCGGCACAGGTCCTATTGAGGGGGTTGCTGGCGATAAATCGGTCCTTGGATGAAGTTGATTAG
- the thrC gene encoding threonine synthase — translation MKSGVLSHYRQYLPVTDKTPLLTLGEGETPLVRSPRLEKELGVGELYFKLESCNPTGSFKDRGMVVAVAKALESGYKAVACASTGNTSASSSAYAAAADIESIIVIPKGKIALGKLAQAIVYGAKIIMVDGNFDDALRLVRELTEKQPVALVNSVNPNRIQGQKTAAFEVCDVLGKAPDLLFLPVGNAGNITAYWKGFKEYRAQGIISSVPRMMGFQAAGAAPIVLGHPVEKPETIATAIRIGNPASWKQAEAARDESHGNIDSVADQEILEAYHIMAEKGGIFGEPASAASLAGLIKMSRMGFDFSSRTAVCVVTGSGLKDADTAIKGFSGKFIEIPAELRALEKALGF, via the coding sequence ATGAAAAGCGGGGTCCTCTCTCACTATCGGCAATATCTTCCGGTTACGGATAAGACTCCGCTTTTGACACTCGGCGAGGGCGAAACTCCGCTGGTCAGATCGCCAAGGCTTGAAAAAGAGCTTGGCGTCGGCGAGTTGTATTTCAAACTGGAGAGTTGCAACCCGACCGGGTCATTTAAAGATCGGGGCATGGTGGTGGCGGTGGCCAAGGCGCTGGAATCCGGCTACAAAGCTGTGGCCTGTGCTTCCACCGGGAATACATCGGCCTCCTCTTCAGCCTATGCGGCCGCCGCCGACATCGAGTCAATCATCGTCATACCCAAAGGTAAAATCGCGCTTGGCAAGCTGGCGCAAGCCATCGTCTATGGGGCTAAGATAATAATGGTAGACGGCAATTTCGATGACGCATTGAGATTGGTGCGTGAACTAACCGAGAAACAACCGGTCGCCCTGGTGAACTCGGTCAACCCGAACCGGATCCAGGGGCAGAAGACGGCCGCCTTCGAGGTCTGCGATGTGCTCGGGAAAGCGCCCGATTTGCTGTTTTTGCCCGTCGGGAACGCCGGCAACATTACCGCGTACTGGAAAGGCTTCAAGGAATACCGCGCACAGGGTATCATAAGCTCGGTACCAAGGATGATGGGATTTCAGGCAGCCGGGGCTGCGCCGATAGTTCTTGGACACCCTGTCGAGAAACCGGAAACTATTGCCACCGCCATCCGCATCGGCAACCCGGCATCGTGGAAACAAGCCGAGGCAGCAAGGGACGAATCTCACGGCAATATCGATTCGGTTGCCGATCAAGAAATTTTAGAAGCCTATCACATCATGGCTGAAAAAGGCGGCATTTTCGGCGAACCGGCTTCAGCCGCTTCGCTGGCCGGGCTGATCAAGATGAGCCGGATGGGTTTCGATTTCAGCAGCAGAACGGCGGTGTGTGTCGTCACCGGCAGCGGCCTCAAGGATGCGGATACGGCCATCAAAGGCTTCTCGGGCAAATTCATCGAGATCCCCGCCGAATTACGGGCTCTGGAAAAAGCACTCGGTTTCTAG
- a CDS encoding peptidylprolyl isomerase, translated as MAKKHHRQHQEHPSVGISKLAQSRLAKQKQRKKVTLWASIGVVALVAIILLTGFVTQQLIPVILPLNKTVLTVNGVQYNAKYISRLVNYFTGGDPTYAYLYIDYAIETAKQDQLIKEAAAKLGITVSDDEVKAYLADAKLKDNQTTRDIAYGSLLYQKLVDQKFKREIGSSGPQRQSYVMLLESAAQADAVIARLKAGESFAAITAELSLDSTTVTDKGDLGYHPKGIIDGLLTATGLDDKIFAGAVNDTSYFYDDTKSKQLGYWIIKVTEKSTSNGVTTAKVSGILLPTVEKAQEVLQKLAEGGDFATLAKDNSQDSTTKDNGGVLATLTQGTSTGAYVDWVFNENTQVGAVSDPIQTKDAATTGAYWLYQIVSEQPNRDFTSDDQTTLVNKAFSDWAKALADDPANKIDLVTLTEAQRDLIASQSEKS; from the coding sequence TTGGCTAAAAAACACCATCGTCAACACCAGGAACACCCATCGGTCGGGATCTCAAAACTAGCGCAATCCCGGTTGGCCAAACAAAAACAGAGGAAGAAAGTTACCCTCTGGGCCAGCATCGGTGTCGTCGCCCTTGTGGCGATCATACTCCTGACCGGCTTCGTTACCCAACAACTGATTCCGGTGATACTTCCTCTTAACAAGACGGTCTTAACCGTCAACGGCGTGCAATACAACGCCAAATATATCTCCAGACTAGTCAATTATTTCACCGGCGGCGATCCTACCTATGCCTACCTCTACATTGATTACGCCATTGAGACGGCCAAGCAGGACCAATTGATCAAAGAAGCAGCCGCCAAACTGGGGATCACCGTCAGCGACGACGAGGTCAAGGCGTACCTGGCCGATGCTAAATTAAAAGACAATCAGACTACCCGCGACATCGCCTACGGTTCGCTTCTCTACCAGAAGCTGGTCGATCAGAAGTTCAAGCGCGAGATCGGCTCATCCGGGCCGCAGCGGCAGAGTTATGTGATGCTCCTGGAGAGCGCCGCCCAGGCCGATGCCGTCATTGCGCGGCTCAAGGCCGGCGAGAGTTTTGCCGCCATCACCGCCGAACTGTCCCTTGATTCGACCACTGTCACCGACAAGGGCGACCTAGGCTACCATCCCAAGGGGATTATCGACGGGCTTCTAACCGCCACTGGGCTCGACGACAAGATCTTTGCCGGCGCGGTTAACGACACTTCCTACTTCTACGACGATACCAAGAGCAAGCAGCTCGGCTACTGGATAATCAAGGTCACCGAAAAGAGCACCTCAAACGGCGTCACCACCGCCAAGGTGTCAGGCATCCTGCTGCCTACCGTGGAGAAAGCCCAGGAGGTCCTACAAAAGCTGGCGGAAGGCGGTGATTTCGCCACCCTAGCCAAGGACAATTCCCAGGATTCTACTACTAAGGATAACGGCGGCGTCCTGGCGACACTGACACAGGGGACATCGACCGGGGCTTACGTGGACTGGGTCTTCAACGAGAACACCCAGGTGGGAGCGGTCAGCGACCCGATCCAGACCAAAGACGCGGCCACCACCGGGGCGTACTGGCTGTACCAGATCGTTTCGGAGCAGCCTAACCGCGATTTCACGTCCGACGACCAGACGACGCTGGTCAACAAGGCTTTTTCAGATTGGGCTAAAGCCCTGGCCGACGATCCGGCCAACAAGATCGACCTGGTGACCTTGACCGAGGCCCAGCGCGACCTGATCGCCTCGCAATCCGAGAAATCATAA
- the fabF gene encoding beta-ketoacyl-ACP synthase II, whose translation MSDTRQKPDYNRRVVITGIGMVSPLGLDTATTWDGLVNGRNGIENLTLFDASPLETHFGGECKGFEPTNYINKKDVRRMDRFAQLAVAAARMAVDESKIDVAAKGDEIGVIVGSGIGGLTTLFDQARVYIEKGPSKVSPFLIPMMISDIAAAQIAISMGLKGPNFCTTSACSSGSDAIGTAYESIREGRADTMLAGGSESGMNLLAFAAFNALNALSTANDDPQHASRPFDAGRTGFVMSEGATVVVLEELNTALARGANIYAEVIGYGSSCDAFHIVQPIETGEGAARAMRMSIKRAGIEFTEIDYINAHGTSTQLNDKMETTAIKQVLGDHAYKVSISSTKSMLGHLIGGAGAIECAICALTIKNGIIPPTINYITPDPDCDLDYTPNVAKHKKVRTTLSNSFGFGGHNSVLILRQYE comes from the coding sequence ATGTCCGACACCCGTCAAAAACCGGATTACAACCGCAGAGTGGTCATCACCGGCATCGGTATGGTAAGCCCTCTCGGTTTAGACACCGCCACCACCTGGGATGGTCTGGTTAACGGCAGAAACGGCATCGAAAATCTTACCCTTTTCGACGCCTCACCTTTAGAAACCCATTTTGGCGGTGAGTGCAAGGGTTTTGAACCGACCAACTATATCAACAAGAAAGACGTTCGGCGCATGGACCGCTTCGCCCAACTGGCCGTTGCCGCGGCTCGGATGGCTGTTGATGAATCGAAGATCGATGTCGCTGCCAAAGGCGATGAGATAGGGGTCATCGTTGGCTCCGGTATCGGCGGACTGACCACCCTGTTCGACCAGGCTCGCGTCTACATCGAGAAAGGTCCATCCAAGGTCAGCCCGTTCCTCATCCCGATGATGATCTCCGATATTGCTGCGGCACAGATCGCCATCTCGATGGGTCTAAAGGGACCCAACTTCTGCACAACGTCCGCTTGCTCCTCGGGCTCCGATGCCATCGGCACCGCTTACGAGAGCATCCGCGAAGGCCGCGCCGATACCATGCTGGCCGGCGGCAGCGAGAGCGGTATGAACCTGCTGGCTTTTGCCGCATTCAACGCCCTGAATGCCCTTTCGACGGCCAACGACGATCCTCAACATGCCTCACGCCCGTTCGATGCCGGGCGGACCGGTTTTGTCATGAGCGAGGGCGCCACTGTGGTTGTGCTTGAAGAACTCAATACCGCCCTTGCCCGTGGGGCGAACATCTACGCCGAGGTCATCGGCTACGGATCTTCCTGCGATGCCTTTCATATCGTCCAACCGATCGAGACCGGCGAAGGCGCCGCCCGGGCCATGAGGATGTCGATCAAACGGGCAGGCATCGAGTTCACCGAGATCGATTACATTAACGCCCACGGCACGTCGACTCAACTTAATGACAAAATGGAGACTACAGCCATCAAGCAGGTGCTGGGCGATCATGCCTATAAAGTCTCCATTTCCTCGACCAAATCGATGCTGGGACACCTGATTGGGGGTGCCGGTGCTATTGAGTGCGCCATCTGCGCCCTTACCATAAAAAATGGTATAATCCCGCCGACCATCAACTACATAACGCCCGACCCGGACTGCGACCTTGATTACACGCCCAATGTGGCTAAACATAAAAAAGTGCGAACAACCCTGTCGAACTCGTTCGGTTTCGGCGGCCATAACTCTGTGCTCATTCTACGTCAATACGAATAG
- the recJ gene encoding single-stranded-DNA-specific exonuclease RecJ gives MRGARWQVASAEVPPELAGHYPVLMARIMAGRGIKTLEAAELFLAGDARLSNDWRLLPDIRPAMARIYRAILSGERIAVYGDFDTDGITATALMVTGLRSLGAEAIPYIPHRLTEGYGLKTDALKKLAEEGVSLVVSVDCGITAVTEVKEAKRFGLDVIITDHHLPLETLPPAVAMIDPRRVDSVYPFQDLAGVGVAFKVVEALFAGMGRPLPKEHFLELAAIGTVADIMPLTGENRYLVKEGLKHLNDHPSPGLLEIINMARLRAGQLDAESISWQVAPRLNAAGRLEHAIMGYDLLMAATPDKAKDLALILEDRNLERQRLTAKFVARAREQVLSGPLDPLLLVEDAECPPGILGLVAGRLSDEFYRPSIVIRREDGMATASCRSIPGFNITQAIDQCGHLLCHYGGHAQAAGFSLKTEDLPKLSSLISEIAAKEIASIDLQPVLTIDTEARFHEIGGNLFQILNRLGPFGEANRPPLFVSRCVTVLDHRTMGNAQEHIKMRLTQGGSVWEAVAFRQAEEMKKLLPGPIDVVYNLELDKFNGRETLRLNIVDFAAAS, from the coding sequence TTGCGCGGCGCCCGCTGGCAGGTAGCTTCAGCTGAGGTGCCGCCGGAGCTTGCCGGACATTACCCGGTGTTGATGGCGCGCATCATGGCCGGGCGGGGCATCAAGACTCTTGAAGCCGCTGAACTGTTTCTGGCTGGCGACGCCCGATTGTCGAACGACTGGAGGCTGCTGCCCGACATTCGACCCGCAATGGCGCGTATCTATCGGGCTATCCTTTCGGGAGAACGCATTGCCGTCTACGGCGATTTCGACACCGATGGAATCACGGCGACGGCACTCATGGTCACCGGGCTCAGATCCCTCGGCGCCGAGGCGATACCTTATATTCCGCATCGGCTGACCGAGGGTTACGGACTGAAAACCGATGCCCTGAAGAAACTGGCGGAAGAAGGGGTTTCGCTGGTTGTCAGCGTTGACTGCGGCATTACTGCCGTTACCGAAGTTAAGGAAGCCAAGCGGTTCGGGCTCGACGTCATCATCACCGACCATCATTTGCCTCTTGAAACCCTGCCTCCCGCGGTGGCTATGATTGATCCCAGGCGTGTTGATTCTGTATACCCTTTCCAGGATTTGGCCGGCGTAGGCGTCGCTTTCAAGGTAGTCGAGGCTCTCTTTGCCGGGATGGGCAGACCGTTGCCAAAGGAACATTTCCTCGAACTCGCGGCAATCGGCACTGTCGCCGACATCATGCCTCTCACCGGCGAGAACCGCTACCTGGTAAAAGAAGGCCTGAAACATCTTAATGATCATCCTTCTCCGGGGTTGCTGGAGATTATCAACATGGCACGTCTGCGGGCTGGTCAACTTGATGCCGAGAGCATATCCTGGCAAGTGGCGCCTCGATTGAATGCCGCCGGTCGGTTGGAACATGCCATAATGGGCTATGACCTCTTGATGGCAGCGACACCCGATAAAGCTAAAGATTTAGCTTTAATATTGGAAGATCGAAACCTAGAGCGCCAGAGGCTGACTGCCAAGTTCGTCGCTCGGGCGAGGGAACAGGTTTTATCCGGTCCGTTGGACCCATTGCTTTTGGTTGAAGACGCGGAATGCCCGCCGGGCATCCTCGGTTTGGTGGCGGGACGCCTGTCCGATGAATTTTATCGCCCGAGCATCGTCATTCGACGGGAAGATGGCATGGCCACCGCCAGTTGCCGCTCTATTCCCGGTTTCAACATCACGCAAGCCATTGACCAATGCGGTCATCTTCTGTGCCATTACGGCGGCCACGCCCAGGCGGCAGGGTTCAGCCTGAAAACAGAGGACTTGCCCAAATTGTCGTCTCTGATATCGGAAATTGCCGCCAAAGAAATTGCCTCAATCGATCTGCAACCTGTCTTAACGATCGACACAGAGGCGCGGTTCCACGAGATCGGCGGCAACTTGTTTCAGATTCTAAACCGTCTCGGCCCGTTCGGCGAAGCAAACCGGCCGCCGTTGTTCGTTTCAAGGTGTGTTACCGTACTCGACCACAGGACGATGGGGAATGCTCAGGAACATATAAAAATGCGTTTAACCCAGGGCGGATCGGTCTGGGAGGCGGTGGCATTCCGGCAAGCAGAAGAAATGAAAAAACTTCTCCCGGGACCGATTGATGTTGTATATAATCTGGAACTGGACAAGTTTAACGGGCGCGAAACCCTCAGGCTGAATATAGTCGACTTCGCAGCCGCAAGCTAA
- a CDS encoding DUF503 domain-containing protein: MNIGVLQFSLRLPESHSLKEKRMVVKSLVAQLHNRFNVSAAEVEDHDLWQSAVIGVACISNDKKHTNEVLNKALAFATTYDLELVESNIEIIDY, from the coding sequence ATGAATATCGGAGTTTTACAGTTCAGCCTCAGGCTCCCGGAGAGCCACTCGCTCAAGGAAAAGCGGATGGTGGTCAAATCGCTGGTCGCCCAGCTTCACAACCGCTTCAACGTCTCCGCGGCGGAAGTCGAGGACCATGACCTGTGGCAGTCGGCGGTTATCGGCGTCGCCTGCATCTCCAACGATAAAAAACACACCAACGAGGTGCTGAACAAGGCGCTGGCGTTCGCCACCACCTACGACCTCGAATTGGTCGAATCCAATATCGAGATCATCGATTACTGA
- a CDS encoding homoserine dehydrogenase, whose protein sequence is MKKDSIGIGLIGIGVIGGAVARVLKDRSAKLAELAGAPVVLRKIKIAPVDLTRPIIKEFSAELFTTDEAEFFGNPDIDIVVEAIGGEFPALRYLEKALVAGKHVVSSNKEVISKHAAELLALARKNNVGLRFEASVGGGIPLLEPFQYDLSVNEIKGIFAIINGTTNYILTRMAQEGIEFAEALKQAQALGYAEANPKNDIEGNDAVYKLAILSMLAFDTEVKPEDIYREGITKLQGRDFQYAKELGFVIKLLAIAKESDGQIELRVHPVFLPDDNFLANIDGVFNAVLTTGDLVGDVIFSGQGAGPAPTSSAVVADVLAAAQDVASCVGNRMRWRLDGGKKLMPMSEVVTRYYFRLNVADKPGVLAHIAGIFGDNKISIASVLQKEVDEVTESAEVVIMTHPAKESAVRRAVESLKGLESIKAVHNFIRVGI, encoded by the coding sequence GTGAAGAAAGACAGCATCGGCATCGGGCTTATAGGGATCGGCGTCATCGGCGGGGCGGTAGCGCGCGTCCTCAAGGATCGTTCGGCCAAACTGGCGGAACTGGCCGGGGCTCCGGTCGTCCTCCGGAAGATCAAGATAGCCCCCGTCGACCTGACCCGGCCGATCATCAAGGAATTTTCCGCCGAGCTTTTCACCACCGACGAAGCTGAGTTTTTCGGTAACCCGGATATCGATATTGTCGTCGAGGCTATCGGTGGCGAATTCCCGGCCCTCCGCTACCTGGAAAAGGCGCTCGTGGCCGGCAAGCACGTCGTTTCCTCTAACAAAGAAGTGATTTCCAAGCACGCCGCCGAACTGTTGGCCCTGGCCCGGAAGAACAACGTCGGACTGCGTTTCGAGGCGTCCGTCGGCGGCGGCATCCCCTTGTTGGAACCATTCCAATACGATTTATCCGTCAATGAGATAAAAGGCATTTTCGCCATCATCAACGGCACCACCAACTACATCCTGACGCGGATGGCACAGGAGGGCATCGAGTTCGCCGAAGCCTTGAAACAAGCCCAGGCACTGGGCTACGCCGAGGCCAATCCGAAGAACGACATCGAGGGTAACGACGCCGTTTACAAACTGGCCATACTTTCAATGCTGGCGTTCGACACGGAGGTCAAGCCGGAGGACATTTACCGCGAAGGCATCACCAAGCTCCAGGGGCGGGACTTCCAGTACGCCAAGGAACTGGGCTTCGTCATCAAGCTGCTGGCCATCGCCAAGGAATCCGATGGTCAGATAGAACTTCGGGTCCACCCGGTATTTTTGCCGGACGACAACTTCCTGGCCAACATCGATGGGGTGTTCAACGCGGTGCTGACCACCGGCGATCTGGTGGGCGACGTCATTTTCTCCGGGCAAGGGGCTGGCCCCGCGCCGACGTCATCGGCTGTCGTCGCCGACGTACTGGCCGCGGCGCAAGACGTGGCTTCGTGTGTCGGCAACCGGATGCGGTGGAGGCTGGACGGGGGCAAGAAGCTCATGCCGATGTCCGAGGTTGTGACCCGGTATTATTTCCGGCTGAACGTGGCCGACAAACCGGGTGTGCTGGCGCACATCGCCGGCATTTTCGGCGACAACAAGATCAGCATTGCCTCCGTGCTGCAGAAAGAGGTTGATGAAGTCACCGAGAGCGCCGAAGTAGTGATTATGACCCACCCCGCCAAAGAATCGGCGGTGCGGCGGGCGGTAGAGTCCCTCAAAGGACTTGAGAGCATTAAAGCGGTGCATAATTTTATTCGCGTTGGCATTTGA